One Comamonas odontotermitis genomic window, CATGTGTACCACGCCATTGCCGTCACCAAAGATCACCGAGCGGCCCAGCACCAGCGGCTGGCTCAGCTTGCGGTACTTGAGGCGGCTGCTTGTCCAGGCCACACTGCCCCCATCACGTGCCCATGCGGTAATGACACCATTGCCATCGGCACCCGCCACCACCTCGTCATCGCCCGAGACTCCATTAAGGCCTTCGGCGCGCACGGTCCAGCGCAGTTGCGCGGTATCGGCATCGATGCAGCCCACGGCCATCTGGTATGCACGGGTGCACAGCACCGAACCCACGCGCGATACGCCGCCTACCAGCTCCACGAGCCGTTCCACATCATTGGTGCCACGGGGGCTGGCGATGGGAACCTCCCAGCGCAGCGAGCCGTTGTTGGGATCAATCCCCACAAAACGCCCCGATACGCCAGTGACCAAGGTGTCCTTGTAAGCCATCAGCACGCCGCTTTGGCGCAGCACCAGCGATTCACCAGTCTTCGACTGGCTCCACAGCGGGTTGCCGGTTGCTGCGTCATAGGCACTGACGGAGCGATCCGCACTTTGCACGAAGACACGGGCGCCCGCCACCAGCGGCGCCGTATAGGCGCGGTTGCTCAGGCGCTTGCGCCATTGCTCCTTGCCCTGCGACAGCACCACCAGATCACCACCTTCGGTGACCACCGCAGCCCATTTACCGTCGCTACCGACACCAGCTGAAAGCTTTTGCCCCACGTTGGCGCGCCACAGTTCAGCGCCGGTATCTGCATTCACCGCCGCCAACTGGCCATCGGCAGACCCCATGGTCACCACATTGCCACTCACATTCATGACCAGGGTCGGGTTGGCCTTGCCGATACGCTGCGTCCAGGTCTGCTTGACGCCAATCAACGCCACATTGGGCTCCAGTTCGACAGGCTTGCGCTTGTCGGACGAGAACAACGAACAGCCAGCCACAGCCAGAGCCACGGCGGATACGGTCAAGACCTTCGCTGCAGCAGTTGCTGCAGCAAATGATGGTAGTGCTTGGTGTTTCATGCTCATGCGCACAGCCTCTCGCTATCGATTACTTCACGTCCTCGCCCAGCGCATTGAGCTTGACGGAAATGACATTGCGGTATTCCACACCAGGAGCGGTCTTCTGGTAGGCCGTGCGATACGCTTCGATTGCCTTGGCCTTGTCACCCTTGGCAAGATAGGTGTCGCCTTGGTGATCCGCCACCACGGCGTCAAACTCCGTGGGCATCTTGGCATCAAGTTGCTTGAGCGCCTCGTCGTAGGACTGGCTGCCCAGCAGCACTGCTGCAAGGCGAATGCGCGCTGTGGCCTTCAAGCCATCGTCCGCCGCATTGTCAGCCACCCAGGTGAGCGCAGCCTTGGCGTCATCCATCTGCCCCTTGTCACTGGCGGCCTTGGCCACCAGCAAACCTGCATGAGCCGCCTGCAAGGTGCTGCCGTAGTTGCTGCGCAGGTCGCCAAAGGCCTGGTCAATACGCGTCTTGTCGCCGGAATTGACCGCGGCTTCCACCGCAGAGCTCAGTGCACTGGCCTGCTGGCCCTGGCGATTCTGCCAGTACTGGTAGCCATTCCAGGCGGCAAATCCGCCCAGCACGATAACCAGCACCGTGGTGATCAGCGTGCCCCACTTGTTCCAAAAATGCTTGATCTGATCAAGCTGTTCCTGTTCTTCCAAGTCCAGATGCGTTGCCATAGTTGTTCTAGTTCAGGGTTGCGAAAATTGTTTTGAATAAAAACGGCTTCAGGCGCGTAGCAGTTCTGCCCAATTTGCTACATTTTCAATAGCGTATTCTGCCTGGGCACCTGCGCCATCGCGCAATTGCTTGACGGTGATCATGCCGCGCTGCATCTCATCGCCGCCAAAAATCAGAGCGCAATGCGCGCCACTGGCATCTGCCTTCTTGAACTGCGACTTCATGCTGCCCATGCCCTCTGCCGTGGCCGCGCCGTGCATCTGCACACGGATACCTGCACTGCGCAAGACTTGCATCACGCGCATGGCCTGCGGCAGAAGCGATGCGTCCGGCAGGATAGCGTAGGCGTCAATAGACGGGCGTTGCCACTGGATATTCAGTTCCTTGATCAGCTCGAGCACGCG contains:
- the bamB gene encoding outer membrane protein assembly factor BamB, which encodes MKHQALPSFAAATAAAKVLTVSAVALAVAGCSLFSSDKRKPVELEPNVALIGVKQTWTQRIGKANPTLVMNVSGNVVTMGSADGQLAAVNADTGAELWRANVGQKLSAGVGSDGKWAAVVTEGGDLVVLSQGKEQWRKRLSNRAYTAPLVAGARVFVQSADRSVSAYDAATGNPLWSQSKTGESLVLRQSGVLMAYKDTLVTGVSGRFVGIDPNNGSLRWEVPIASPRGTNDVERLVELVGGVSRVGSVLCTRAYQMAVGCIDADTAQLRWTVRAEGLNGVSGDDEVVAGADGNGVITAWARDGGSVAWTSSRLKYRKLSQPLVLGRSVIFGDGNGVVHMLSKKDGSPLNRFATNNSGISVAPVIAGNTMVVQTNDGAVYGFQPD
- a CDS encoding YfgM family protein, whose translation is MATHLDLEEQEQLDQIKHFWNKWGTLITTVLVIVLGGFAAWNGYQYWQNRQGQQASALSSAVEAAVNSGDKTRIDQAFGDLRSNYGSTLQAAHAGLLVAKAASDKGQMDDAKAALTWVADNAADDGLKATARIRLAAVLLGSQSYDEALKQLDAKMPTEFDAVVADHQGDTYLAKGDKAKAIEAYRTAYQKTAPGVEYRNVISVKLNALGEDVK